ACCTTGATGTGGCGGCCCTCGACCCGGGTGAGCGCCGAGTCGAAGATCGACGAGGCGGGGTTGCCCGTGATGTCGGACGACACGAGCGCGTCCTCGGAGTACTCGAGCACACCTGCCAGCGGCCCCTCCGCCGCGGTCCGGTAGGCCGCCAGCACCTCGTCGCGCGTCACGTCGCGGGCCACCGTGGTGTTCAGCTCGACGATCGAGCCCACCGGAACAGGCACCCGGATGGAGTCGCCCGACAGCTTCCCGTCCAGGTTGGGCAGCACCAGGCCGATCGCCTTGGCGGCGCCGGTCGTCGTCGGCACGATGTTGATCCCGGCGGCGCGGGCGCGGCGGGCGTCGCGGTGCGGACCGTCCTGGAGGTTCTGCTCCTGCGTGTAGGCGTGCACCGTCGTCATGAAGGCGTGCTCGATGCCGGCGAGCTCGTCCAGCACGGCGGCCAGCGGCGCGAGGGCGTTGGTGGTGCACGAGGCGTTCGAGACGACGGTGTGCAGGGCGGGGTCGTACGCGTCGGTGTTGACGCCGTAGGCGAGCGTGACGTCCGCGCCGTCCGACGGGGCGGCGACGAGCACCCGCTTCGCGCCCGCGTCGAGGTGGGCACGGGCGGCCTTGGCCGACGTGAAGCGGCCGGTCGCCTCCAGCGCGATGTCGACGCCGAGCTCGGTCCACGGCAGCTGTCCCGGTTCGCGCTCGGCGAGCACCTTGATGCGGCGGCCGTCGACGACGAGGGTGTCCCCGTCCACGCTCACCGGGCGGCCCAGCCGTCCGGCGGTGCTGTCGAACGCCAGCAGCCGCGCCAGCGCCGCGGGCTCCGCGAGGTCGTTGACGGCGACGACTTCGAGGTCGCTGTCGCGCTCCAGCAGTGCGCGCAGCACGTTGCGTCCGATGCGGCCGAATCCGTTGATGGCGATGCGAGTCATGTGAGAGTCCCTTTCTCCTCGCTTTCCAGCATCGCGCTCGCCCCACGCCTCTGACAGCGGCGTGATCGCCATGGTCCGTAAGGATCCCGCCACACCCTGCGCCAGCTACTCGCCCTGCGCGAAGGTGCGCCGGTACTCGCTCGGCGTGGTGCCCAGAATGCGCTGGAAGTGCAGCCGCAGGTTCGCGCCGGTGCCGAGGCCGGCCTCGGCCGCGATCTGCTCGACGCCCCGCTCCGAACGCTCCAGCAGCTCCCGGGCCATGTCGATCCGGGCGCGCATGACCCACTGCATCGGGGTGTATCCGGTGTCCTCGGTGAAACGCCGCGAGAACGTCCGGGGCGACACCGCGGCGTGCCGGGCCAGTACGTCGAGGGTGAGGGGTTCGCCGAGCCGGTGCAGCGCCCACTCGCGGGTCTCCGCGAACCGTTCACCGAGCGGCTCGGGCACGCTGCGCGGCACGTACTGGGCCTGACCGCCGCTGCGGTAGGGCGCCGCGACCAGGCGCCGGGCCGCGTGGTTCGAGGCGGCGACCCCGAGGTCGCCGCGCAGCACGTGCAGGCACAGGTCGATACCCGATGCGGCGCCCGCCGACGTCAGTACCCCGCCCTCGTCGACGAACAGGACGTTCTCGTCGACCCGCACGAGCGGGTACTTGGCCGCGAGCGCCCTCGTGTAGTGCCAGTGCGTCGTGGCGCGCCGGCCGTCCAGGAGGCCGGTGGCGGCGAGCGCGAACGCCCCGGTCGAGATCGCGGCGAGGCGCGCGCCCCGGTCGTGGGCGGCGATCAGCGCGTCGATGACGGCCTGCGGCGGGCTCTCCCGGTCGGGATGCCGGTAGCCGGGCACGAAGACGATGTCGGCCCAGCCGAGCGTGTCGAGCCCGTGGGTGACGTAGTACGACAGGCCGTCACCGCCGGCCACCGGACCGGGCGCAGCACCGCACACCCGTACCTCGTACGGCATGCTCGCGCGGGTCGTGAACACCTGGGCGGGAATGCCGACGTCGAGCGGCTTCGCCCCGTCCAGGACGAGGACCGCGACGCGGTGCAGGCGGGGGGCTGGCATGGAAATGGAGGGTACGCGGCGCAGCCCCGGCCGGCGCTCAGGCGGGAGTCTCGGCCGGCGCGAGGAACGGGTCCAGCAGGCGCAGCAGCTCGTCGGGCCGGTGCAGCGGAATGATGTGCCCGCAGTCCTCGACGACATGGCCGACGAGACGGTCCGCCACCGGGCGCAGCTGCTGTTCGAGCGCCCTGCCGACGGGCCGGGCGCCGATGGCCATGGTGGGCACGGTCAGCCGGCCACGACGGGTGGCGTCCAGGATCTGTCCCGCGCTCGACGGCAGGGAGCGGTAGTACGAGAAGGCGCACCGCAGCGCCTCGCTCCCGTCGTAGGCGTCGAGGAAGGCCGCGCGGACGGCGGGCTCGACGCCGTCCCCGAGGGTGCCGGCGTCGAGGAACCAGTCGATGTACCGGCCCTCGTTCCCGCTGAGCACGGCTTCCGCGAGACCGGGCTCGCGGTGGAAGCCGAACCACCACGGTGGCCCCTGCGCAAGGAACTCCTCGGCGCCCGGGAGCCTGCCCAGCAGCGATTCCATGACCACCAGTTGCCGGACGAGCCCGGGGCGGCGCATGGCCAGCAGAAAGGCCGGCGGCGCACCCGCGTCGATGCCGACGACGGCTGCGGAACTCTCCCCCAGCGCGTGGAGCAGGGCCTCGGCGTCCGCCGCGAGCGTGCCGGCGTCGTAGCCGTCCACCGCCCGGGTACTGGCGCCGAACCCCCGCAGATCCGGTGCGATGACCCGGAACCGGGCCGACAGGCCGTCCATGACGTGGGTCCACAGCCGCCAGGTGTGCGGGAAACCGTGCAGCAGCAGGATCGCCGGGCCCTCCCCGGCGACGGCCACGTTGATCTCGATGCCGTTGGCCGCGACCCGCCGGAGCTCGGGGCCGGCCCGGTGGGGCCGGGGGCGGCTGAGGGGACTCGACGGGACGGGCACGGTGGACTCCAGATCGGTTCGGGCGATGCGGCCGGCGGCCGAGGACGGTTACCATCGGTGACTACAAAACGATAGGTAACTACTGCGGGAGTGCCAAGACGGCACTTCCGGTTCAGGTGGTGAGCTCCAGGTGACCCCTCCGGCGCAACGGCACCCGCAAGGGACCCACGGAGATCTGTTCGACCCGAAGTGCCCGACCCGCGGCCTGCTCGACCGGATCGGCACGAAGTGGATGTCGATGGCCGTCAAAGTCCTCGCGGAGGCGTCCCCGCAGGAGGTGCGCTTCGCGGAACTGCGGCGCCGGATGCCCGGCATCTCGCAGAAGATGCTCTCCGTCACCCTCCAGGGACTGACCCGCGACGGCCTGGCCGACCGCCGGGTGGAGCCGACGGTGCCGCCGCGTGTCCACTACCGGCTCACCCCGCTCGGCCTGTCCCTGGAGGAGCCGCTGGCCATGGTGCGCGCCTGGGCGGAGGAGCACATGGCCGAGATCAGCCGCGCCAACCGGGAGAACGAGGAGAACGAGGGGGAAGCGGAGAACGACGCGGCCCCCTCGCGCCCTGCGGCCGGCGGCGGCAGGGTGGGGACATGAGCGCGGATGACGGGAACATGCTGGCCGGGTCACGAGTGGCGACCAGGCTGCCGGCCCATGATCTGGACCGGGCGCGACGCTTCTACTCCGCGATGCTCGGGCTGGAGCCCGTGGACGAACGGCCCGGCGGCCTGCTGTACCGGTGCGGCGGTGTGGACTTCGTCGTGTTCCGGTCGACAGGGGCCTCGTCCGGGGCCTTCACCCAGATGGCGTGGGAGGTCGACGACATCGAGGCAGCCGTCGCGGAACTGAGGCGCCGGGGCGTGGTGTTCGAGGACGTCGACGCGCCCGGATTCCGTACGAGGGACGGGATCGCGGAGGTCGAGGGGAACTACCCGGGCAAGGACGCCAGGGGCGAGCGCGGCGCCTGGTTCCGGGACAGCGAGGGAAACCTGCTGGCCATCGGCGAACCGGTCAGGTGACCGGGAGCGGCCGGTGGTCCGGAGCACCCACCTCGACCCGGCGTGGGCGCGGGAACGGGGGCTCGACCCGGCGCCGTACGAAGCCGTCATCGAGCGGTTCGCCCGCACCGGGGACTGGACGGCCGGCTGACGGCAGCGGGCACCCCGGGCCGCCCCTCCCGCTCCTCGGCCGTGACGACAGGGCCGTCCCGTAATGTGCTGGGGTGACAGAATTCAACGTCCTTGGTGACAGCGCTGGTTGGCAGAGCGACTTCGAGCGGCGGCTGACCGCCTCGCACCTCGCGGCCGGGCTCGACGACACCGCGACGCGGCGCATGATCGAGGAGACACGCGGCAAGCTCGGCGGCTGGACCGTCGCCGGCATCACGGACTCCGGGACCCGGGTGGGATACGTCGCCGTGTCGGTCGAGGACGACGACGGGGCGCCCGCAGGACGCATAGGCGACCTCCGCGTCGAGGCGGAACACACCGGACGCGGGTACGAGGAGGCCGCCCGGGACTGGGCCGAGGCATGGTGCGCGGAGCGCGGCGCGGGCCGGGTGGACATACGGATCACCGAGCCGGCCGGCGCCCTGTTCGACGGGTACGGGATCCGGGGCCAGCTCAGGGCGCGCCGCATCGCCTCCCCGCCCGAGCCGGTGGACGGGGTCACCGCACGGCCGATGACGCCGGCCGAGTACCCCGAGTGGCTCGCCGCCGAGAAGCTCGCCTACGTCGACGACATCGTCCGGGCCGGGGCCATGAGCCCAGAGGACGCCGCACGCAAGTCCGACGACGACTTCGCCAAGCTGATCCCCGGGGGCCTGGCGACGCCCGGGACCACGCTCCTGGTCCTTGAGGCGGCGGGCGGGCCGATCGGCACCGGCTGGCTGAAGCACGGGCATTTCCCCGGGGTCACGTACGGCTACTCGCTCCACATCGAGGAGCGCTGCCGGGGCAAGGGGTACGGCCGGGCCGCGATGGCGGCCGGTGAGCAGGCGACGCTCGCGGCCGGTGACTCGGTGCTGATGTTCACCGTGTGGGGCGGCAACGAGGTGGCGATGAACCTGTACACGAGTGTCGGCTACCGGATCGTGGAGGAGTACAGGTCCCTCGGTCTGCCCCGGTCCGCGGCCTGAGGGGGCCCGGAGAAGGGGCGCCCGGCGGGACGTTCGCGGTGGGCGGGGAGCAGGATCAGCTGCTCCGGTACCGGGTGGCCAGTTGCGGGCTCTGGCCACCGAAGGCGGCCAGGCCGGCGGTGAAGACGTCCTGGAGGAGTGCCGGGTTCTCGACGCCGGGGGCGCTGACGACCTCACCGAGCTCCACCCCGCGCAGCGCGCCGGTGACGAGGTCCTCGGCGCTCATCCGGGGCACGGCGCTCATGTCCAGGCCCTGGGCGGAGTGGAACTCGGTGGCCACGACACCGGGGCAGACCACGTGGGCCCTGACGCCCGTGCCCGCCAGTTCGGCGCTGAGTGTCTGCGTCATGGCCACGAGGTGGGCCAGGGTGCCGGCGTACACGGCGCGGCGCGGCATGACCGAGGCGTCGGCGGGGCCGGAGAAGGCGATCATCCCGGCGACGTTGATGAGGGTGCCGGTACCGCGCCGCTGCATTCCGCCGACGGCCGCGCGCATCAGCAGGGTGGGGGCGAGGACCTTGACGTTGACCAGCTCACGGGCCTTCGCGGCGGGCAGGTCGGCCAGTGGCATGTAGTGCGAGACGCCGGCGTTGTTGACCAGCACGTCCAGCGGTTCGTCGGCGCAGTACTCCGCGACGGAGTCGATGCCGCCCTCCGTGGACAGGTCGGCGGCGACCGTGCGTACCTTCACCTCGGGGTGGGCCGAGGCGAACTCCGCGAGACGGTCCCGGCGGCGCCCGACGACGATCAGGTCGTAGCCGTCGGCGGCGAAGCGTTCGGCGAAGGCCTTGCCGATGCCGGAGGTCGCGCCGGTGACAAGAGCGAGCTTGCTCATGGGGGTGTTCCTTTCGGTCTCCGGCTCGGGGTCCGCTTTCCTCGCCGGCTTCTCTCCTGGCACCACCCTGGAGCATTCTGCGGATATCAGACAGTGGACGCCTTTTCCTGGGACTCGCGGTACCAGGAAGGAGCCGCCCGGAATCGCCACACTTCCCGGCGCGGATGTGGCACAGTGCCCGGCCCGCATTCCCCGCAGTGAGCCGGTGCGGGGTTTGCCACAATGAAGGGCATGGCCCCTACAGAACTGGGCGCAGCCCTGCGCGCCTGGCGCGACCGCGTCACCCCCGAAGCGGTCGGCCTGCCCGCAGCGAGCCGCAGACGCGCCGCCGGCCTACGCCGGGAGGAGCTCTCCCAGCTCGCCGGGGTCTCCGCCGACTACGTCGTCCGCCTCGAGCAGGGACGAGCCGCCCACCCCTCCTCCCAGGTGGTCGAGGCCCTCGCCCGCGCGCTGCGCCTGGCCCCCGGCGAGCGCGAGCACCTCTTCCGGCTGGCAGGACTGGCCCCGCCGGGCGCCGGCCTCGTCCCCCGCCACCTCACCCCGGGCGTCCACCGCATCCTCGACCGGCTCGTCACCACCCCGGTGGCCGTCTACGACGCGGCCTGGACCCAGCTCTTCGCCAACCCCCTCTACACCGCGCTCATGGGCGAATGGCACGGCGACGACCTGAACGGTGCCTGGCGCGCATTCGTCAGTTCCGGAACGCGCGTGCGGCACACCCCGGAGTCGAACGGAGAACTCCAGCGGCTCCTCGCCGCGGATCTGAGACGCACCAGTGGCCGATACCCCGACGACCCCGCACTGAAATCCCTGATTCAGCGACTCCGTACGCACAGCGCGCGATTCGCCGAACTCTGGGAAAGCGGCACGGCCGCCGAACACGAAGCCGGCCGCAAGACCATCGACCACCCCCACGCCGGCCCGCTCACCCTCGACTGCGACGTCCTCCACGTCGCGGGCAGCGGCCTGCGCGTCATGGTCTACACCGCGCAGCCCGGGAGCCGGGACGCGGAACGTCTCGGCTTCCTGTCCGTCGTGGCGACACAGAGCCTCACCGAGTGGAGGGCCGGTCCCGTATGAATCCCTGCGGTGGCCTGAGACCATCACCGGGTCCGAACCAATGAACGCAGAGGGGGGAACATGCTCGTTCCGGCGGTGCTCGTCGTCGTCCTGGTGGTGGTTGCCGGTGGGTGCGTGTGCGTGGTGTGGGCGGAGCGCGGCGGGCCGCCCTGGGTCCGTGGCGTGGCGGCGGCGACGCTCGCCGTGAGCAGGCTGGTGGGCCTCGGGAGGAGGCGTCGGCCGGGCCCGCACGGGACCTCCGGTGACGACGGTTAGGGTCTTTCGTTCCGGCCCGGCCCGCAGCCTCAACCTGCCCGGTCTCCGTCGGTCCGGCCCCATCCATGCCAGGATGCGAGGGTGGACATGACTGACGTCAAACGTGCGATCGCGGCTGCGACTTCGGTCGCCGCATCGCTCGGCCTGACGGCGAACGATGCGATCGTTCTCCATAACTCGAACAAGCTGGCGCTGCGGCTGACGCCGTGCGACGCCTTTGCCCGGGTCGCCCCCGTGGGGCAAGAGGTCGCAGAGTTCGAAGTCGATCTCGCTCAGCGGCTCATTGAGGCCGGAGGCCCGGTCTGCCCCCTGGAACCGCGGGTGGACCCGGGTGTGTACACGCGCGACGGCTTCGCGGTGACGCTGTGGACCTACTACGAGCCCGTGACACCGCACACCTCACCCGCTGACTACGCCGAGGCGCTGGAGCGGCTGCACGCCGGCATGCGTAAGGTCGATGTGGCGAGCCCGAGGTTCACGGACCGGATCACGGAGGCGGAGGAAGTCGTCGCCGATCCGGATCGCTCGCCGGAACTCACCGACGCGGACCGCGCGTTCCTCGGCGGCAGGCTGGCGAGCCTGCGACGAGCGATCGAAGCCCGCGGTGCCGTGGAGCAGTTGCTCCACGGCGAGCCGCATCCGGGCAATGTGCTGAGTACGGAGAACGGCCCGTTGTTCATCGACCTCGAGACGTGCTGCCGTGGACCCGTCGAGTTCGATCTCGCCCATGTTCCCGAGGCGGTCTGCGCGCGCTACCCGGGCGTTGACCAAGGGCTGCTGGACGAGTGCCGGCAGCTCGTTGTCGCGATGGTCGCCGCGTGGCGCTGGGAGCTCGGCGACCAGTTTCCGAACGGGAGGCGATTCGGGGAGGAGCTCCTGCGCCTGCTGCGCGAGGGTCCTCCCTGGCCGACACTCGACACCGTCACGGGGCGGCTGGACGGTCCGCGGTAATCGCCGAAGATCACGGGGGAGCGGCAAGGAACCGGGCGCCGGGACTGCCGCCGTCGCGACCCCGCGCACGCCGGCCCCGCTGCCGCGCCGAGCGATGGCGCCGGGTCGCAGCCGGCCGCTCCACCGGCCCATTCCTTTGCATAAAAGTGCGACGCTGCGTATAGTCATGCCATCGACGAGGAGGATTTCGATGGTGGTACGTGCAGCGGTGGCAGGGGCGAGCGGATACGCCGGCGGGGAGTTGCTGCGTCTTCTGCTCATCCACCCGCAGGTCGAGATCGGGGCCCTCACCGCTAACTCCAACGCGGGACAGCCGCTCGGGGCGCTCCAGCCGCACCTGCGGCCGCTCGCCGGGCGCGTTCTTCAGCCGACCACGCCCGAGGTGCTCGCCGGGCACGACGTGGTCTTCCTCGCGCTGCCGCACGGGCAGTCCGCAGCCGTGGCGGAGCAGCTCGGTGACGATGTGCTCGTGGTGGACATGGGGGCCGACTTCCGGCTCAAGGACGCCGCGGACTGGGAGAAGTTCTACGCGTCCCCGCACGCGGGAACCTGGCCGTACGGCCTGCCCGAGCTGCCCGGCGGGCGGGCCGGACTGGCGGGTACCAAGCGTATCGCGGTGCCCGGCTGCTACCCCACCGCGGTGTCGCTCGCACTCTTCCCGGCCTACGCGGCCCGGCTCGCCGAGCCCGAGGCCGTGATCGTCGCCGCCTCCGGCACCTCCGGCGCGGGCAAGGCGGCCAAGCCGCACCTGCTCGGGTCCGAGGTGATGGGCAACATGTCGCCGTACGGCGTCGGCGGCGGCCACCGGCACACGCCCGAGATGATCCAGAACCTCAGCGCGACGGCCGGCGAGCCCGTCACCGTCTCCTTCACACCGACCCTCGCCCCGATGCCCCGCGGCATCCTCGCCACCTGCAGCGCCAAGGCGAAGCCCGGCGTGAGCGCCGAGTCCCTGCGCGCCGCGTACGAGAAGGCCTTCGCGGACGAGCCGTTCGTCGATCTGCTGCCCGAGGGGCAGTGGCCCTCGACCGCCGCCGTGTACGGCTCCAACGCGGTGCAGGTCCAGGTCGCGTACGACGGGGCGGCCGGCCGGATCATCGTGATCAGCGCCATCGACAACCTCGCCAAGGGCACCGCGGGCGGTGCCCTGCAGAGCATGAACATCGCCCTCGGACTCCCCGAGGACACAGGTCTTTCCACGATCGGAGTCGCACCGTGAGCGTCACGGCAGCACAGGGGTTCTCGGCGGCGGGCATCGCCGCCGGAATCAAGGAGAGCGGTAACCCGGACCTGGCCCTCGTGGTCAACAACGGCCCGCGTCGCGCCGCCGCCGGCGTCTTCACCTCCAACCGTGTCAAGGCCGCCCCCGTCCGCTGGTCCGAGCAGGTCCTCAAGGGCGGCGCGGTGACAGCCGTCGTCCTCAACTCCGGCGGCGCCAACGCCTGTACGGGACCGCAGGGCTTCCAGGACACCCACACCACCGCCGAGAAGGCCGCCGAGGTCCTGGGCGGACACAGCGCCGGCGAGATCGCCGTCGCCTCGACCGGCCTCATCGGGCTGCTGCTCCCCATGGACAAGCTGCTCCCCGGCATCGAGAAGGCCGCGGGCGTCCTGAGCGAGCACGGCGGCGAGAAGGCCGCCATCGCCATCAAGACCACCGACACCGTGCACAAGACCGCCGTCGCCGGCGGCGAGGGCTGGACCGTCGGCGGCATGGCCAAGGGCGCCGGCATGCTGGCCCCCGGCCTCGCCACCATGCTCGTCGTCCTCACCACCGACGCCGACGTGGACGCGGCCGGACTGGACGCCGCGCTGCGCGACGCGACCCGCACCACCTTCGACCGGGTCGACTCCGACGGCTGCATGTCCACCAACGACACCGTGCTGCTGCTCGCCTCCGGCGCCTCCGCGATCACCCCGGACCGGGCGGAGTTCGCCGAGGCCGTGCGCACCGTCTGCGACGATCTGGCCCGGCAGCTGATCGGCGACGCGGAAGGCGCGTCCAAGGACATCCGCATCGAGGTCGTCAACGCCGCGACCGAGGACGACGCCGTCGAGGTGGGCCGCTCCATCGCCCGTAACAACCTCCTCAAGTGCGCCATCCACGGCGAGGACCCCAACTGGGGCCGGGTGCTGTCCGCCATCGGCACGACGAAGGCGGCCTTCGAGCCCGACGAGCTGAACGTCGCCATCAACGACGTCTGGGTCTGCAAGAACGGCGGGGTCGGCGAGGACCGCGACCTCGTCGACATGCGCTACCGGGAGGTCAGGATCACCGCCGACCTCGCCGCAGGCACCGAGTCCGCCGTCATCTGGGCCAACGACCTCACCGCGGACTACGTCCACGAGAACAGCGCGTACAGCTCATGACCGCCGCGCGGAAGCACACCGCACTCCCGAAGGCGCAGATCCTCATCGAGGCGCTGCCCTGGCTGACCCGGCACAACGGCAAGACCGTCGTCATCAAGTTCGGCGGCAACGCCATGATCGACGAGGAGCTGAAGGCGGCCTTCGCGCAGGACGTCGTCTTCCTGCGGCACGCGGGCCTCAAGCCCGTCGTCGTGCACGGCGGCGGCCCGCAGATCAGCGCCCAGCTCGACAAGCAGGGCCTGGTCAGCGAGTTCAAGGCCGGTCTGCGGGTCACCACGCCCGAGGCGATGGACGTCGTACGGATGGTGCTCGCCGGGCAGGTCCAGCGCGAACTGGTGGGCCTGCTCAACCAGCACGGGCCGCTCGCCGTCGGCATGACCGGTGAGGACGCCCACACCATCACCGCCACCCAGCACCGGCCCGTCATCGACGGCGAGGCCGTCGACATCGGCCGGGTCGGGGAGATCACCGCGATCGACA
This window of the Streptomyces sp. 840.1 genome carries:
- a CDS encoding alpha/beta fold hydrolase, with translation MPVPSSPLSRPRPHRAGPELRRVAANGIEINVAVAGEGPAILLLHGFPHTWRLWTHVMDGLSARFRVIAPDLRGFGASTRAVDGYDAGTLAADAEALLHALGESSAAVVGIDAGAPPAFLLAMRRPGLVRQLVVMESLLGRLPGAEEFLAQGPPWWFGFHREPGLAEAVLSGNEGRYIDWFLDAGTLGDGVEPAVRAAFLDAYDGSEALRCAFSYYRSLPSSAGQILDATRRGRLTVPTMAIGARPVGRALEQQLRPVADRLVGHVVEDCGHIIPLHRPDELLRLLDPFLAPAETPA
- a CDS encoding VOC family protein, translated to MSADDGNMLAGSRVATRLPAHDLDRARRFYSAMLGLEPVDERPGGLLYRCGGVDFVVFRSTGASSGAFTQMAWEVDDIEAAVAELRRRGVVFEDVDAPGFRTRDGIAEVEGNYPGKDARGERGAWFRDSEGNLLAIGEPVR
- the argC gene encoding N-acetyl-gamma-glutamyl-phosphate reductase, with the protein product MVVRAAVAGASGYAGGELLRLLLIHPQVEIGALTANSNAGQPLGALQPHLRPLAGRVLQPTTPEVLAGHDVVFLALPHGQSAAVAEQLGDDVLVVDMGADFRLKDAADWEKFYASPHAGTWPYGLPELPGGRAGLAGTKRIAVPGCYPTAVSLALFPAYAARLAEPEAVIVAASGTSGAGKAAKPHLLGSEVMGNMSPYGVGGGHRHTPEMIQNLSATAGEPVTVSFTPTLAPMPRGILATCSAKAKPGVSAESLRAAYEKAFADEPFVDLLPEGQWPSTAAVYGSNAVQVQVAYDGAAGRIIVISAIDNLAKGTAGGALQSMNIALGLPEDTGLSTIGVAP
- a CDS encoding GNAT family N-acetyltransferase; the encoded protein is MTEFNVLGDSAGWQSDFERRLTASHLAAGLDDTATRRMIEETRGKLGGWTVAGITDSGTRVGYVAVSVEDDDGAPAGRIGDLRVEAEHTGRGYEEAARDWAEAWCAERGAGRVDIRITEPAGALFDGYGIRGQLRARRIASPPEPVDGVTARPMTPAEYPEWLAAEKLAYVDDIVRAGAMSPEDAARKSDDDFAKLIPGGLATPGTTLLVLEAAGGPIGTGWLKHGHFPGVTYGYSLHIEERCRGKGYGRAAMAAGEQATLAAGDSVLMFTVWGGNEVAMNLYTSVGYRIVEEYRSLGLPRSAA
- a CDS encoding helix-turn-helix transcriptional regulator → MAPTELGAALRAWRDRVTPEAVGLPAASRRRAAGLRREELSQLAGVSADYVVRLEQGRAAHPSSQVVEALARALRLAPGEREHLFRLAGLAPPGAGLVPRHLTPGVHRILDRLVTTPVAVYDAAWTQLFANPLYTALMGEWHGDDLNGAWRAFVSSGTRVRHTPESNGELQRLLAADLRRTSGRYPDDPALKSLIQRLRTHSARFAELWESGTAAEHEAGRKTIDHPHAGPLTLDCDVLHVAGSGLRVMVYTAQPGSRDAERLGFLSVVATQSLTEWRAGPV
- the argJ gene encoding bifunctional glutamate N-acetyltransferase/amino-acid acetyltransferase ArgJ, whose amino-acid sequence is MSVTAAQGFSAAGIAAGIKESGNPDLALVVNNGPRRAAAGVFTSNRVKAAPVRWSEQVLKGGAVTAVVLNSGGANACTGPQGFQDTHTTAEKAAEVLGGHSAGEIAVASTGLIGLLLPMDKLLPGIEKAAGVLSEHGGEKAAIAIKTTDTVHKTAVAGGEGWTVGGMAKGAGMLAPGLATMLVVLTTDADVDAAGLDAALRDATRTTFDRVDSDGCMSTNDTVLLLASGASAITPDRAEFAEAVRTVCDDLARQLIGDAEGASKDIRIEVVNAATEDDAVEVGRSIARNNLLKCAIHGEDPNWGRVLSAIGTTKAAFEPDELNVAINDVWVCKNGGVGEDRDLVDMRYREVRITADLAAGTESAVIWANDLTADYVHENSAYSS
- a CDS encoding aminoglycoside phosphotransferase family protein; amino-acid sequence: MTDVKRAIAAATSVAASLGLTANDAIVLHNSNKLALRLTPCDAFARVAPVGQEVAEFEVDLAQRLIEAGGPVCPLEPRVDPGVYTRDGFAVTLWTYYEPVTPHTSPADYAEALERLHAGMRKVDVASPRFTDRITEAEEVVADPDRSPELTDADRAFLGGRLASLRRAIEARGAVEQLLHGEPHPGNVLSTENGPLFIDLETCCRGPVEFDLAHVPEAVCARYPGVDQGLLDECRQLVVAMVAAWRWELGDQFPNGRRFGEELLRLLREGPPWPTLDTVTGRLDGPR
- the argB gene encoding acetylglutamate kinase, which encodes MTAARKHTALPKAQILIEALPWLTRHNGKTVVIKFGGNAMIDEELKAAFAQDVVFLRHAGLKPVVVHGGGPQISAQLDKQGLVSEFKAGLRVTTPEAMDVVRMVLAGQVQRELVGLLNQHGPLAVGMTGEDAHTITATQHRPVIDGEAVDIGRVGEITAIDTGAIQALLDDGRIPVISSIARSAEDNHVYNVNADTAAAALAAALNAETLMVLTDVEGLYEDWPNSDDVISRLTATELEKLLPELSSGMVPKMQGCLHAVRNGVETARVIDGRVQHSILLEIFTDEGIGTMVVPDAQGEA
- a CDS encoding helix-turn-helix domain-containing protein — its product is MTPPAQRHPQGTHGDLFDPKCPTRGLLDRIGTKWMSMAVKVLAEASPQEVRFAELRRRMPGISQKMLSVTLQGLTRDGLADRRVEPTVPPRVHYRLTPLGLSLEEPLAMVRAWAEEHMAEISRANRENEENEGEAENDAAPSRPAAGGGRVGT
- the gap gene encoding type I glyceraldehyde-3-phosphate dehydrogenase, whose amino-acid sequence is MTRIAINGFGRIGRNVLRALLERDSDLEVVAVNDLAEPAALARLLAFDSTAGRLGRPVSVDGDTLVVDGRRIKVLAEREPGQLPWTELGVDIALEATGRFTSAKAARAHLDAGAKRVLVAAPSDGADVTLAYGVNTDAYDPALHTVVSNASCTTNALAPLAAVLDELAGIEHAFMTTVHAYTQEQNLQDGPHRDARRARAAGINIVPTTTGAAKAIGLVLPNLDGKLSGDSIRVPVPVGSIVELNTTVARDVTRDEVLAAYRTAAEGPLAGVLEYSEDALVSSDITGNPASSIFDSALTRVEGRHIKVSAWYDNEWGFSNRVIDTLTLLATR
- a CDS encoding SDR family oxidoreductase, whose product is MSKLALVTGATSGIGKAFAERFAADGYDLIVVGRRRDRLAEFASAHPEVKVRTVAADLSTEGGIDSVAEYCADEPLDVLVNNAGVSHYMPLADLPAAKARELVNVKVLAPTLLMRAAVGGMQRRGTGTLINVAGMIAFSGPADASVMPRRAVYAGTLAHLVAMTQTLSAELAGTGVRAHVVCPGVVATEFHSAQGLDMSAVPRMSAEDLVTGALRGVELGEVVSAPGVENPALLQDVFTAGLAAFGGQSPQLATRYRSS
- a CDS encoding GlxA family transcriptional regulator, with the translated sequence MPAPRLHRVAVLVLDGAKPLDVGIPAQVFTTRASMPYEVRVCGAAPGPVAGGDGLSYYVTHGLDTLGWADIVFVPGYRHPDRESPPQAVIDALIAAHDRGARLAAISTGAFALAATGLLDGRRATTHWHYTRALAAKYPLVRVDENVLFVDEGGVLTSAGAASGIDLCLHVLRGDLGVAASNHAARRLVAAPYRSGGQAQYVPRSVPEPLGERFAETREWALHRLGEPLTLDVLARHAAVSPRTFSRRFTEDTGYTPMQWVMRARIDMARELLERSERGVEQIAAEAGLGTGANLRLHFQRILGTTPSEYRRTFAQGE